Proteins found in one bacterium genomic segment:
- a CDS encoding TonB family protein: MKYKDPKADLRYWLPVVNRKATIITLLFLMLIFLAFPRFRAKPLKKIEYQVAIQVENVPITKQEIKKKQQPKAKLAEVIEAEEEETPDTVELAETAIDAKAPPPPPPTEEVFDFFAVEEKPRVLKKALPKYPELAKKSGLEGVVVVEFVVDTNGSVVPNSAKVIQARPEGIFEEEALKAIYKWKFSPAMQRDRKVRVRWQQPIIFKLK; the protein is encoded by the coding sequence ATGAAATATAAAGACCCAAAAGCAGATTTAAGGTATTGGTTGCCGGTTGTTAATCGAAAGGCAACGATAATAACATTGCTTTTTCTCATGCTCATATTCCTTGCTTTTCCGAGGTTCAGGGCAAAGCCACTAAAGAAGATAGAATATCAAGTCGCCATTCAGGTAGAAAATGTTCCCATAACAAAGCAGGAAATAAAGAAGAAACAGCAACCCAAAGCCAAACTTGCGGAGGTTATAGAGGCGGAGGAAGAGGAAACTCCTGATACTGTTGAGCTTGCTGAAACAGCTATCGATGCCAAAGCTCCACCACCGCCACCACCAACAGAAGAAGTATTCGACTTCTTTGCCGTCGAAGAGAAGCCAAGAGTTCTTAAAAAAGCTCTACCAAAATATCCTGAGCTCGCTAAAAAATCAGGACTTGAGGGCGTCGTAGTAGTCGAATTCGTTGTTGACACAAACGGTTCAGTTGTTCCTAACAGCGCCAAAGTTATACAAGCAAGACCTGAAGGTATATTCGAGGAAGAAGCGCTTAAAGCTATATATAAGTGGAAATTTAGCCCTGCTATGCAACGCGACAGGAAAGTAAGGGTTAGATGGCAACAGCCTATTATTTTCAAACTCAAATAA